CCTGGCCAGTTATGACTACCTCCTCTTCGACACTTCAGCAGGTATTACCAAAAACGTTATAGCCTTCTGCCTTTCCTGCCCGGAAACTCTGGTGGTAATTACCCCGGAACCCACCTCGTTGACAGATGCCTATGCCCTGCTGAAAGTTCTTGCCGCCAACAACTATACCGGCAACATAAAGGTAGTCATCAATCAATGCACCGATATCAAAACCGCCAAGGCTGTATACAAACGCTTTAAAGATGCTGTTACGCAATACATGAGTATTTCAATTGAAGTCCTTGGTGTCGTGTACAAAGATACAAAGCTTACCGAGGCTGTCAGCAGACAGGTCCCTTTCCTTAAACTCTTCCCTGACACAATTGCCTCAAAATGCATTAAAAAAATCACCGAACGGCTGTTGGAAAACAAGCCGGAAAAGTTTGACCAGGAAATTGTCAGCTTCTGGGAAAGATGCCTCAATTTTATGGCTAACCCTCTGGAGTTAACCGGACCAAAAACACAGCCACCGGCAATCCAGGTTAAAGAAAAGGCTACCACCTCCCAGCCTGCCACTACAACGAAAACTCTTCCTGAAGCCACTGCTAAAGTTGAACCGGATTCAGCAGGTTCCACCCCCGATCAATCTTTGACGCTCTTAGCCAAATCCATTGCCGAGGGAATCGAATCGATTTCAAATGAACTTAAGGAGATTCGCAAAGAGTTACAAAGCAGTCACTCAAGAAATGGCCACAATGTCATACAAAACACTGACAACAGCCAGAA
The sequence above is drawn from the Desulfobulbaceae bacterium genome and encodes:
- a CDS encoding P-loop NTPase → MTRALAITSGKGGVGKTNISLNIALQLSNLGHKVCLFDADLGLANINILLGIRPTHDILDLVHNKKSLTDVLVSTHGIDILPGSSGVEELANMDPAVLTDLLKSLSHLASYDYLLFDTSAGITKNVIAFCLSCPETLVVITPEPTSLTDAYALLKVLAANNYTGNIKVVINQCTDIKTAKAVYKRFKDAVTQYMSISIEVLGVVYKDTKLTEAVSRQVPFLKLFPDTIASKCIKKITERLLENKPEKFDQEIVSFWERCLNFMANPLELTGPKTQPPAIQVKEKATTSQPATTTKTLPEATAKVEPDSAGSTPDQSLTLLAKSIAEGIESISNELKEIRKELQSSHSRNGHNVIQNTDNSQNGNSELKPIILDLDRYLREAGATPEKQN